In Solenopsis invicta isolate M01_SB chromosome 1, UNIL_Sinv_3.0, whole genome shotgun sequence, one genomic interval encodes:
- the LOC105208080 gene encoding uncharacterized protein LOC105208080 has protein sequence MIGNSVNVRRGRMVLSDLDQIKKNERDRRRRLRQEQVRQQSKEISNRILERANKIKREELSKLEKDGKSELRQMHNRKIMDIQRKYQEDLEDIGQAHISAALQTDADAIIEEEARKNRIMAFKRGKDAAERMKEAKQIEDAEAAHQERLRKVRETENVRAAMIAKLPKPPFSEENDEAERNPSQSANKESMHEALTPKRKNKKVFPKKTPRRARKPNLKEHQKASSPKPGPSGLQMKSTEQFHKLSSRKKADQYISDRIEHDDTSDDQMPRRTVPTMSTVPIIPDKTAGYNPEDYTQETSDNTSSVSSSSSSSSDDSSYFSDAVEQITNCSKTPRTSVLIENKVRSQYGHNMHQKRISERPLVMVERVDIRNEPSAMEVAQAMKTAENVKTHVSKSLKSNARRRGEDALLREKVRRDYQVLLQNLDHLAQEERKLKASQIPSAEEDTYMRLHQRTKCQEEHQKKLNRTVKKVLCTDGAPTRCTRLTERVITLPMQKRESDVPHSTWQDPHLTEERADVCYTPQDKDSEIPSREEQILDMLKKVERQKRLLLQEFGASLPDNIFNVSMKPLFESKTPTKVACTTKPLSPEIKVINMSSSEECVRKNCKAKNYEKSPVKKIEIAVQTAPEEKTGSAENKGIQVELPQKDVHMLHSNTRDTTTRVPHPIEPIVTIITPEANDSNSNNNGNNNNNNSNGSNDSTSSEISDMIIEVGKKEVIVTPKRRKNSVRVSKRPSPRIYQKIRSTSVSSKGTSPMKRFSKSQSGTRLTPQKKTRCSDAPDTVTRRIDVHVSRSAQVGDESDPSQETRVSIDASAESSQTLSGVNDEDQASGKPYRVRSKMKRWIRMKDTSDTSTSFASPPPIKPRSAFEALPNVTPILELLDTPRLEELRRLQRDVSPVSTPETPSPRTMRMPSNIPHRERISRMLRFSFNDSQTNDSAVISTQDQSTLTDPSDICQKSETSRRISAASQQQSEFCMCKNPECKLLHMKLDDIHDYALKNCPEILQKYEELQNLCSERIASLTDLIEKVRNEQKDIDFSLISPSDETSLMQLSTPKPARNDAQAVRRMIDSIEAIHAQLAKTLLESQRIRGNEAVSKDETSCDAEIQAITSTPRSKLVDTVKAQGSKVVEGKAKPKIINNEKVNIQLNRFKMQQKPQATPATKTMERNSWPPCTLSLHEEEIIEKLSKEILEQSKNLDKTNTALAALKENDEIQHKVSSFNDFNLKQSALEHEKDNSITKDFSSIPETAKENDFIPILTGIPKILRNHGNVMSINTRPKPPITLLNGLYRPELESSGHELSTIVEFDTTDTANKSSKSPAKCKPSVHVAPLPFQQNQHISKISADSSSGIKHSTEKLNFAQKSQETTIYNSPEKLKSMTDCITETKIEAEREYMLEKSNKQLQCNTTIEEPVSQAKDKLGSSMSTDLNNPLKDSKHKTTSTSAYSFSGLSGISEITSSPSSDMLKHTSSPEEMETALKKLGLGWAVTTLKKTREASALSSSSNSDVTPINTARRMISPTKKHHDSNGFPDISDVSSISIKEASKSTEQAVLLKGRTSTPKFQNSNSNSERSSTTNTSESIQDPSDSLTVPNVSLTKTKSDNKQLQSP, from the exons ATGATCGGGAATTCTGTAAACGTACGCCGTGGGAGAATGGTACTGTCCGATCTAGATCAGATCAAGAAAAACGAACGTGATCGTCGACGAAGGTTACGCCAGGAACAG GTTCGGCAGCAGTCAAAGGAAATATCAAATCGAATTTTAGAGCGCGCTAATAAGATAAAGAGGGAAGAACTTAGCAAATTGGAGAAAGATGGGAAGTCAGAACTCAGGCAAATGcacaatagaaaaattatgGACATACAGCGAAAGTATCAGGAAGATTTGGAAGACATCGGTCAAGCTCACATCTCTGCTGCTTTGCAAACAGACGCAGACGCGATAATAGAAGAAGAGGCAAGGAAAAATAGAATTATGGCTTTCAAAAGAGGGAAGGATGCTGCGGAGCGCATGAAGGAAGCAAAGCAGATAGAAGATGCAGAAGCAGCTCATCAAGAAAGATTACGTAAAGTACGGGAAACAGAAAATGTAAGGGCCGCGATGATAGCCAAACTTCCGAAGCCACCGTTCTCTGAGGAAAACGACGAAGCGGAAAGAAATCCTTCTCAAAGTGCAAATAAAGAATCTATGCACGAAGCATTAACTCCGaagagaaaaaacaaaaaagtttttccaaaaaaaacaCCCAGAAGGGCAAGAAAGCCTAATCTAAAGGAACATCAGAAAGCATCATCACCAAAACCAGGTCCTTCAGGATTACAAATGAAATCTACTGAACAATTTCACAAGTTGTCTTCGAGGAAGAAAGCAGATCAATACATATCTGATCGTATAGAACATGATGATACAAGTGATGATCAGATGCCACGTAGGACAGTGCCAACCATGAGCACTGTACCAATTATACCTGACAAAACAGCAGGGTACAATCCGGAAGATTACACGCAAGAAACATCTGATAACACAAGCAGTGTCAGTAGTAGTTCTAGTTCAAGTAGCGACGATTCGTCATATTTTTCCGATGCTGTagaacaaattacaaattgtagtAAGACTCCGAGAACTtcagttttaatagaaaataaagtacGCTCGCAATATGGTCACAATATGCATCAAAAACGTATCTCTGAGCGACCTCTTGTTATGGTTGAAAGAGTCGATATTAGAAATGAGCCAAGTGCAATGGAAGTGGCGCAAGCGATGAAAACCGCAGAGAATGTAAAAACACATGTATCCAAAAGTCTTAAATCGAATGCCCGACGTCGTGGTGAAGATGCGCTTTTGCGGGAGAAAGTACGAAGAGATTATCAGGTGCTTCTGCAAAATTTAGATCATCTTGCGCAGGAAGAACGCAAGCTGAAAGCTAGTCAAATTCCATCCGCGGAGGAAGACACGTATATGCGATTGCATCAGAGAACTAAGTGCCAAGAGGAACATCAAAAGAAGTTGAACCGTACAGTTAAAAAGGTTCTCTGTACAGACGGTGCACCGACTCGGTGCACTCGTCTCACAGAAAGAGTTATTACTTTACCTATGCAGAAAAGAGAAAGTGATGTACCTCATTCCACATGGCAAGATCCTCATCTCACTGAGGAGCGGGCAGATGTTTGTTATACACCTCAGGATAAAGATAGCGAGATTCCATCCCGCGAAGAACAAATATTGGATATgttgaaaaaagttgaaagacAAAAAAGATTGTTATTACAAGAGTTTGGCGCCAGTTTAccagataatatatttaatgtcagCATGAAACCGCTCTTTGAGTCTAAAACGCCGACGAAAGTCGCTTGTACCACCAAGCCCTTGTCACctgaaattaaagttataaatatgtCTAGCAGCGAAGAATGCGTCAGAAAGAATTGCAAGGcgaaaaattacgaaaaatcacctgtaaaaaaaattgagattgcTGTACAGACAGCACCAGAAGAGAAAACTGGTTCAGCAGAGAATAAAGGTATACAAGTGGAATTACCTCAAAAGGACGTGCATATGCTACATTCCAATACAAGAGACACAACTACACGAGTACCTCATCCGATTGAACCAATAGTTACTATCATTACACCAGAGGCAAACGATAGCAACAGTAATAAcaatggtaataataataacaataacagcAATGGTAGCAATGATTCAACAAGCTCTGAAATTAGTGACATGATTATTGAAGTTGGCAAGAAAGAAGTAATTGTAACACctaaaagaaggaaaaatagCGTGAGAGTATCTAAACGACCATCACCTCGAATTTATCAAAAGATCCGCTCAACGTCCGTTAGTTCTAAAGGGACGTCGCCCATGAAAAGATTCTCAAAATCTCAGTCAGGCACTCGTCTGACTCCTCAAAAAAAGACGAGGTGTTCGGATGCGCCGGATACAGTTACTAGAAGAATTGATGTACACGTGAGCAGATCTGCTCAAGTCGGCGATGAGTCGGATCCGTCACAGGAAACGAGAGTATCGATAGATGCCAGCGCGGAAAGCTCACAAACCCTTTCAGGCGTGAATGATGAAGATCAAGCTTCGGGTAAACCATATCGGGTTCGGAGCAAAATGAAAAGGTGGATTCGAATGAAAGACACTTCGGACACATCAACGTCATTTGCAAGTCCACCGCCGATAAAACCTAGATCAGCGTTTGAAGCTCTGCCTAACGTCACGCCGATTTTAGAATTGTTAGACACTCCAAGACTTGAAGAATTAAGAAGATTACAACGGGATGTCAGTCCTGTTTCCACACCGGAAACTCCTTCGCCGCGTACGATGAGGATGCCATCGAACATTCCACACCGTGAGAGGATTAGCAGGATGCTTAGATTTAGCTTCAATGATTCTCAAACTAATGACAGCGCTGTGATATCGACGCAAGACCAGTCTACGTTAACAGATCCATCAGATATTTGTCAGAAATCTGAAACGTCGAGACGTATATCTGCTGCTTCACAACAGCAATCCGAATTCTGTATGTGCAAAAATCCcgaatgtaaattattacatatgaaACTTGATGATATTCACGATTATGCTTTGAAAAATTGTCccgaaatattgcaaaaatacgAAGAGCTACAAAACTTGTGTTCGGAAAGAATAGCATCTTTAACTGACCTCATTGAAAAAGTACGAAATGAACAAAAAg ataTTGATTTTTCGCTAATTAGTCCAAGCGATGAAACTAGCTTAATGCAATTATCTACACCGAAACCAGCACGTAACGATGCGCAAGCAGTACGTAGAATGATTGATAGTATAGAAGCGATTCATGCCCAACTTGCAAAAACTCTTCTTGAGTCGCAAAGAATACGAGGAAACGAAGCAGTTTCAAAGGATGAAACTTCGTGTGATGCGGAAATCCAGGCGATCACTTCTACACCCAGAAGTAAATTAGTAGATACTGTTAAGGCACAGGGATCCAAAGTAGTAGAAGGCAAAGCTAAgccaaaaattataaacaatgaaaaagttaatatacAGCTTAACCGATTTAAAATGCAGCAAAAACCTCAAGCAACGCCAGCAACGAAAACAATGGAGCGTAACTCTTGGCCCCCGTGTACACTTTCTCTTCACGAAGAAGAGATCATAGAGAAATTGTCGAAAGAAATTTTGGAGCAGAGTAAAAACTTGGACAAAACAAACACCGCCTTGGCagctttgaaagaaaatgatGAAATACAGCATAAAGTGTCGTCTTTTAACGATTTTAATCTAAAACAGAGTGCCTTAGAACATGAAAAGGATAATAGCATAACAAAGGACTTTAGTTCTATTCCAGAG acggcgaaagaaaatgattttattccTATATTAACGGGCATTCCAAAAATATTGCGCAATCATGGAAATGTAATGTCAATAAACACAAGGCCTAAACCTCCCATTACATTGTTAAATGGACTGTACAG ACCAGAATTAGAATCATCAGGACATGAATTATCAACAATAGTGGAATTTGATACAACAGATACAGCTAATAAAAGCAGCAAAAGTCCAGCAAAATGTAAACCATCTGTTCACGTGGCTCCTTTACCCTTTCAACAGAACCAACATATCTCAAAGATATCAGCAGATTCGTCATCTGGTATAAAACATTCCACtgaaaagttaaattttgcACAGAAATCACAAGAAACTACGATTTACAATTCTCctgaaaagttaaaaagtatgACTGATTGTATTACGGAAACAAAAATTGAGGCTGAACGGGAGTACATGCtcgaaaaaagtaataaacagTTACAATGTAATACAACAATCGAAGAACCCGTTTCTCAAGCAAAGGATAAACTTGGTTCTTCTATGAGTACTGATCTTAATAATCCACTTAAGGACAGTAAACATAAAACGACGTCTACTAGTGCGTACAGTTTTTCTGGGTTATCTGGTATTTCCGAAATAACGAGTTCTCCATCATCAGACATGTTAAAGCATACTTCATCTCCAGAAGAAATGGAAACTGCTTTGAAAAAACTGGGTTTAGGTTGGGCAGTTACGACGCTAAAGAAAACTCGAGAAGCAAGTGCTCTTAGTTCCTCTTCAAATTCGGATGTTACACCAATAAATACAGCGAGAAGGATGATTTCTCCCACTAAAAAACATCATGATTCGAATGGCTTTCCGGATATCAGTGACGTATCATCGATATCGATTAAAGAAGCTAGTAAAAGTACCGAGCAAGCTGTGCTCTTAAAAGGAAGGACTTCCACGCCTAAATTCCAAAATTCGAATTCCAATAGTGAAAGGTCTAGTACTACAAATACATCTGAAAGCATTCAAGATCCAAGTGACAGTTTAACTGTACCTAATGTGTCACTTACAAAGACAAAATCTGATAATAAGCAATTACAAAGTCCTTGA